A genomic window from Halorubrum lacusprofundi ATCC 49239 includes:
- a CDS encoding UvrD-helicase domain-containing protein, with protein sequence MESRRETVSDDGGDGDGDADPIRLRGAQREIRDAYFASDSGLFTLDCVPGAGKSVVAHHVAAEDILRRYAAGDPTPEQHVTVVSFNRDEAADIVPAICDRLQAIVEHDLVPTAADISGAELRYLRQRVRQAPYAGTIDGLLREIFREFARDIGFDEMPSVGNDALLKRVHRDCYESLRNDPEHARRLRDLEAAYPDGEYDEGVDEMLADALTYCRDRRLSTEAFRSELEQTRDSAYPGGKPDSFDDIVRSVERFANGDENASEGTGERVRETVIGPDRERLLDADRELYDAWDARIDDFCTVLSAYRTRYRAAVREYGAVSHTDVASLVDAYFDRSGERSDLPEPLRSVDGSHRDRVLRTYRSRIRSLVIDEAQDVSAVQHAALSHVVTSESRVFACGDGLQGIYLWRHADPRWFAAATTEGTYLGVDWDTHENRTATTTYRCVPDIAAGINAIAEPVFSDPARGNLGDLDASYPRLDAARDGGEGGDGAAVHVSSFAGIGHPGSAMWADPDGELGEANMLATHISRGLADGTFCNDDGDPLGVTVLFRRGTRMPEYEAAFAAEGLRVRTATDALFDCPAVETALAACEWLTAPGSPQRTSKLLTESPLNAAFDAAPFESRSWDLDRVLDDDPAAVGEEQRGILRGLVRLRDRSDAFGRLPASEYVEDVIEALALRADPNGCVGDTDPDQRVANLDALVETLSEWEGDNSYSPSELVDLAEPFREDPGVGPTQPSAAGAAYDVEFRTIHRAKGDQDDVVVVADPGFDIWSHGPHARWFVAQGPLAGLAPPTNTEVPDDIAIPPFDGGLYGVGDDWDRDAGLRWATARWRDTVSTSVSDSASDSAKDSGSDSAKDSGSDSANDSADRDALVGPDRLRRVAGNERAEAWRLLYVALTRARDHLVVPLPRSNLEEDRTRDRWLDAIRDGLAFRRGGTDSYELLLDSDPNRDAIEIGVNDADLFARRARPAPRTGRDEATESPPRRDRLDPWVPRFLSPSTMYPLTEDVDRYALAHLLGEPLHTTTNEVSGDLPLRFDRLGPEAVGTCLHDALTELVARGVDERAIRTTGPEVRTAFDEAVNAIPEPVGEAEREGMFAFFETVLDDFLDSDLWDRIADPATVVDTERPLDGLAEVGDLGVEIHGRADFVVEYPTGDRFVTDVKIALTEPSSETRRRYELQIAAYAFLARQSGASDVRVHRTVETFGVATETTATSWPPDIVHRRLQRFLGR encoded by the coding sequence ATGGAGAGTCGGAGGGAAACCGTGAGTGACGATGGTGGTGACGGCGACGGCGACGCTGACCCCATCCGATTACGGGGCGCACAGCGGGAGATCAGGGACGCGTACTTCGCGTCCGATTCCGGGCTGTTCACCCTCGACTGCGTTCCGGGGGCCGGCAAATCGGTCGTCGCCCACCACGTCGCCGCCGAGGACATCCTCCGCCGATACGCGGCCGGGGACCCGACACCTGAACAGCACGTCACGGTCGTCTCGTTTAACCGCGACGAGGCGGCCGACATCGTCCCGGCGATCTGCGATCGGTTGCAGGCGATCGTCGAACACGACCTCGTCCCCACCGCGGCCGACATCTCTGGGGCAGAGCTACGATACCTCCGACAGCGCGTGCGACAGGCCCCTTACGCGGGCACCATCGATGGACTCCTGCGCGAGATATTCCGGGAATTCGCGCGCGATATCGGTTTCGACGAGATGCCGTCGGTCGGGAACGACGCGCTCTTGAAACGGGTCCACCGCGACTGCTACGAGTCGCTCCGAAACGACCCGGAGCACGCCCGGCGGCTCCGCGACCTCGAAGCCGCGTATCCGGACGGCGAGTACGACGAGGGCGTCGACGAAATGCTGGCGGACGCGCTGACGTACTGCCGCGATCGACGCCTCTCGACCGAGGCGTTCCGGTCGGAGCTGGAACAGACACGCGATTCGGCGTATCCCGGCGGGAAGCCGGACTCGTTCGACGATATCGTGCGATCCGTCGAGCGATTTGCCAACGGTGACGAAAACGCTAGCGAGGGAACCGGCGAACGAGTCCGGGAGACGGTGATCGGCCCGGACCGAGAGCGCCTGCTCGACGCCGACCGCGAGCTGTACGACGCGTGGGACGCGCGCATCGACGACTTCTGTACCGTCCTCTCGGCGTACCGGACCCGTTACCGGGCCGCAGTTCGGGAGTACGGTGCGGTCTCGCACACGGACGTCGCCTCCCTCGTGGACGCGTACTTCGACAGGTCTGGCGAGCGATCGGACCTCCCCGAGCCGCTCCGCTCCGTCGACGGCTCACACCGTGATCGGGTCCTCCGGACGTACCGGTCGCGGATCCGGAGTCTGGTCATCGACGAGGCACAGGACGTGTCTGCCGTCCAGCACGCCGCGCTCTCGCACGTCGTAACGAGCGAGTCGCGCGTGTTCGCCTGCGGCGACGGCCTCCAAGGGATCTACCTGTGGCGACACGCCGACCCGCGGTGGTTCGCCGCCGCGACGACCGAGGGGACGTACCTCGGTGTGGACTGGGACACCCACGAGAACCGGACGGCGACCACCACCTATCGGTGCGTGCCCGATATCGCCGCAGGGATCAACGCTATCGCCGAGCCGGTGTTCTCCGACCCAGCTCGCGGGAACCTCGGCGACCTCGACGCCTCGTACCCGCGGTTGGACGCGGCTCGCGACGGCGGCGAGGGCGGCGATGGAGCCGCGGTCCACGTCTCGTCGTTCGCAGGCATCGGTCACCCCGGCTCCGCGATGTGGGCGGACCCCGACGGGGAGCTCGGGGAGGCGAACATGCTCGCGACCCACATCTCGCGGGGGCTCGCCGACGGAACCTTCTGCAACGACGACGGCGACCCGCTCGGCGTCACGGTGCTGTTCCGCCGCGGGACGCGGATGCCCGAGTACGAGGCGGCGTTCGCCGCGGAAGGCCTCCGGGTCCGCACTGCGACCGACGCGCTGTTCGACTGCCCCGCCGTCGAGACGGCGCTCGCCGCTTGCGAGTGGCTGACCGCGCCCGGCTCTCCGCAGCGCACGAGCAAACTCCTCACCGAGTCTCCCCTGAACGCCGCGTTTGACGCGGCCCCGTTCGAGTCTCGGTCGTGGGACCTCGATCGGGTGCTCGACGACGACCCGGCCGCCGTCGGGGAGGAACAGCGGGGGATCCTCCGCGGACTCGTCCGACTCCGCGATCGGAGCGACGCCTTCGGCCGGCTCCCGGCGAGCGAGTACGTCGAGGACGTAATCGAGGCGCTCGCGCTGCGGGCCGATCCGAACGGGTGCGTCGGCGACACCGATCCGGATCAGCGGGTCGCCAATCTGGACGCGCTCGTCGAGACGCTCTCCGAGTGGGAGGGAGACAATAGCTACTCGCCGTCGGAGCTGGTCGACCTCGCGGAGCCGTTCCGCGAGGACCCCGGCGTCGGCCCGACGCAGCCGAGCGCGGCCGGCGCCGCCTACGACGTCGAGTTCCGCACGATTCACCGAGCCAAGGGGGACCAAGACGACGTCGTCGTCGTCGCTGACCCCGGGTTCGACATCTGGTCGCACGGTCCCCACGCCCGGTGGTTCGTCGCGCAGGGACCGCTCGCGGGGCTGGCCCCGCCGACGAACACGGAGGTGCCCGACGACATCGCTATCCCGCCGTTCGACGGCGGGCTGTACGGCGTCGGGGACGACTGGGACCGCGACGCCGGGCTCCGCTGGGCGACGGCCCGCTGGCGGGACACCGTGTCCACATCCGTGTCCGATTCTGCGTCTGACTCCGCGAAGGATTCTGGGTCCGACTCCGCGAAGGATTCTGGGTCTGACTCTGCAAACGATTCCGCGGATCGCGACGCGCTCGTCGGTCCGGACCGGCTCCGCCGCGTCGCGGGGAACGAGCGTGCCGAGGCGTGGCGGCTGCTGTACGTGGCACTGACGCGGGCTCGGGACCACCTCGTTGTTCCGCTACCCCGCTCGAATCTGGAGGAAGACCGGACCCGGGACCGGTGGCTCGACGCGATTCGCGACGGGCTGGCGTTCCGACGCGGCGGCACCGACTCCTACGAGCTGCTGCTCGACTCGGATCCGAACCGGGACGCGATCGAGATCGGCGTCAACGACGCGGATCTGTTCGCTCGGCGTGCTCGTCCGGCTCCTCGGACCGGGCGCGACGAGGCCACTGAATCCCCCCCACGGCGAGACCGGCTCGACCCGTGGGTCCCTCGATTCCTGAGCCCCAGCACAATGTACCCGCTGACGGAGGATGTGGATCGGTACGCGCTCGCCCACCTGCTGGGCGAGCCGCTGCACACGACGACGAACGAGGTCTCCGGCGATCTCCCTCTCCGATTCGATCGGCTCGGCCCCGAGGCGGTGGGGACGTGTCTTCACGACGCGCTCACGGAACTGGTCGCCCGCGGCGTCGACGAACGGGCGATTCGAACGACGGGACCGGAGGTGCGCACGGCCTTCGACGAGGCCGTGAACGCGATCCCGGAACCGGTCGGCGAGGCCGAACGCGAGGGAATGTTCGCGTTCTTCGAGACAGTCCTCGACGACTTCCTCGACTCCGACCTGTGGGACCGGATCGCAGATCCAGCGACCGTCGTCGACACCGAACGACCGCTGGACGGGCTGGCCGAGGTCGGCGATCTCGGAGTCGAGATCCACGGACGGGCGGACTTCGTCGTGGAATATCCGACCGGAGACCGGTTCGTGACAGACGTGAAGATCGCCCTGACCGAGCCGAGCTCCGAGACACGACGGCGATACGAGCTCCAGATCGCTGCGTACGCGTTCCTCGCGCGACAGAGCGGTGCGTCCGACGTGCGCGTCCACCGGACCGTCGAGACGTTCGGCGTCGCAACCGAGACGACAGCGACCTCGTGGCCGCCCGATATCGTTCATCGGCGACTGCAACGCTTCCTTGGCCGATGA
- a CDS encoding DUF7553 family protein, with translation MSKHFEDARYYLGRAAEHAKAGVKEELEPVEARVKDLVGIVDDGEPEPSRLDRLQADLKKLEERAEGEAREAVAAARERIVEYRGRNVAKAE, from the coding sequence ATGAGCAAGCACTTCGAAGACGCACGGTACTACCTCGGTCGCGCGGCGGAACACGCGAAGGCGGGCGTGAAAGAGGAGCTAGAGCCGGTCGAGGCTCGGGTAAAGGATCTCGTCGGCATCGTCGACGACGGGGAGCCGGAGCCCTCGCGGCTCGACCGGCTTCAGGCCGACTTGAAGAAACTGGAGGAGCGCGCGGAGGGCGAGGCCCGCGAGGCGGTGGCGGCGGCACGCGAGCGCATCGTCGAGTATCGCGGCCGCAACGTCGCCAAAGCGGAGTAG
- a CDS encoding glutaredoxin family protein encodes MAIQLYALDGCPWCEKVSDALDEAGVAYETEWVDALHSDRSEVKRISGQRGVPVLIDEERGVTMSESANILEYVERSLV; translated from the coding sequence ATGGCGATTCAACTCTACGCGCTCGACGGGTGTCCGTGGTGCGAGAAGGTGTCCGACGCGCTCGACGAGGCCGGCGTCGCGTACGAGACCGAGTGGGTCGACGCGCTCCACTCCGACCGCAGTGAGGTGAAGCGAATCAGCGGTCAGCGCGGCGTCCCGGTCCTGATCGACGAGGAGCGCGGCGTGACGATGTCCGAGAGCGCGAACATCTTGGAGTACGTCGAGCGGAGCCTCGTATGA
- a CDS encoding SDR family oxidoreductase has protein sequence MALADPDLSGSTAFITGTTRGIGKRLALALADHGCNIVSTGKTTDDDDSDLEGSIEQTAREVRDRGSEALALELDLRDEARVEAVVEEAIDHFGEVDIVINNASAIQLANIADLPANRFDLLTEVNVRGTHLVAHAFADHLAGLDEAWLLSNSPPVVTDRSPGKAPYAWSKLGMSFITLSLAEELASDDVGCNTFWPVTTIDTRATRYFGLGTEDDWRTPKIVSDAVLEILSRDPSACTGNSFYDEDLLREAGVTDFSPYNLTDSDPAPMSARLFDPEFEREV, from the coding sequence ATGGCACTTGCGGATCCTGACCTCTCAGGCTCAACGGCGTTCATCACCGGAACGACCCGCGGCATCGGCAAACGGCTCGCGCTCGCGCTCGCCGACCACGGCTGTAACATCGTCTCGACGGGCAAGACAACCGACGACGACGACTCCGATCTTGAAGGATCGATCGAGCAGACGGCCCGCGAGGTGCGCGACCGCGGGTCCGAGGCGCTCGCGCTCGAACTCGACCTCCGCGATGAAGCCCGCGTCGAGGCGGTCGTCGAGGAGGCGATCGACCACTTCGGCGAGGTGGACATCGTCATCAACAACGCGAGCGCCATCCAGTTGGCGAACATCGCGGACCTGCCGGCCAATCGGTTCGACCTCCTGACCGAGGTGAACGTCCGCGGGACCCACCTCGTCGCACACGCGTTCGCCGACCACCTCGCGGGGCTCGACGAGGCGTGGCTGCTGTCGAACTCGCCGCCGGTCGTGACTGACCGCTCTCCGGGGAAGGCGCCGTACGCGTGGTCGAAGCTCGGAATGTCGTTCATTACGCTCTCGCTCGCCGAGGAGTTGGCTAGCGACGACGTCGGCTGTAACACGTTCTGGCCGGTGACGACCATCGACACCCGTGCGACCCGCTACTTCGGGCTCGGGACCGAGGACGACTGGCGCACCCCGAAGATCGTCTCCGACGCGGTGCTCGAAATCCTCTCGCGCGATCCGTCAGCGTGTACGGGCAACAGCTTCTACGACGAGGACCTGCTCCGTGAGGCGGGCGTCACCGACTTCTCGCCGTACAACCTCACCGACAGCGACCCGGCGCCGATGTCGGCGCGGCTGTTCGATCCGGAGTTCGAACGGGAGGTGTGA
- a CDS encoding Lrp/AsnC family transcriptional regulator — translation MSHHLDEIDRRILHALMSDARNTSAPMIAEGLNVSAATVRNRIERLEEEGVIRGYTAIVDFEQADGRLTSVFMCTVPADERERLALAARSIPGVINVRVLMAGRRDLQVVAVGEETSDLREIARELSGLDIRIEDEELLQTELHTPYSRFLSDDAAHPVVTDTVTLADGTAVIEVCVTDEAPIVGLTPTAAREEGILSANTVVTSIEREGSIIHPADETTIRPNDVVTVLPKDASAEEHLTAFVAPEEAAESSAS, via the coding sequence ATGAGCCATCACCTTGACGAGATCGACCGTCGGATACTGCACGCGCTGATGTCCGACGCGCGGAATACGTCCGCGCCGATGATCGCGGAGGGCCTAAACGTGTCCGCGGCGACGGTCCGGAACCGCATCGAGCGGTTGGAGGAGGAGGGCGTGATCCGCGGGTACACTGCCATCGTCGACTTCGAGCAGGCCGACGGCCGCCTTACGTCGGTTTTCATGTGCACCGTTCCGGCGGACGAGCGGGAGCGGCTGGCGTTGGCGGCGCGGTCGATCCCCGGCGTGATCAACGTCCGCGTGTTGATGGCTGGGCGCCGCGATCTGCAGGTCGTCGCGGTCGGCGAGGAGACCAGCGATCTCCGGGAGATCGCCCGGGAGCTCTCGGGCCTCGACATCCGCATCGAGGACGAGGAGCTGCTCCAGACCGAACTGCACACACCGTATTCGCGATTTCTGTCAGACGACGCCGCGCACCCCGTGGTCACCGATACTGTCACCCTCGCCGACGGGACCGCCGTGATCGAGGTCTGCGTGACCGACGAGGCACCGATCGTCGGACTCACACCGACAGCGGCCCGCGAAGAAGGAATCCTCTCTGCAAACACGGTCGTGACGTCGATCGAGCGCGAGGGGTCGATCATCCATCCCGCCGACGAGACAACGATCCGTCCGAACGACGTGGTGACGGTGCTCCCGAAGGACGCGTCGGCGGAGGAGCACCTGACGGCGTTCGTCGCACCGGAGGAGGCCGCCGAGTCGTCGGCCTCCTAA
- a CDS encoding tRNA (guanine(26)-N(2))-dimethyltransferase, translated as MDIEEGGLTVSVPEARDGASEGTGGGVFFNPTQELNRDVTVAVLRAYRDREPRASSYLDAMAASGIRGVRAAAEGYDTTCADVDPDAVELAAENLAANDLDGETVHRDVNALLYENVFDVVDLDPYGTPIPFADAALANARNLVCVTATDTAPLCGAHLNSGIRKYGAVPRNTDYHPEMGLRTLISALVRTAARYDKAARPIVSHVSRHYARTYLELESGAQVADDCIDELGYIDNCEDCLWRDPTHGLIADPVDTCPVCGSDRVLTAGPLWLGPVADPDFARAVRERVTDDMGEAKRARKLLGTVARELDTPTHYDQHRLYKAWGEPAIGMDEFVDRLRGAGYEASRAHYRGTAVKSTASIPEMRDAILGNEGDADGDAD; from the coding sequence ATGGACATCGAGGAGGGCGGTCTCACCGTCTCCGTTCCGGAGGCCCGCGACGGGGCCAGCGAGGGCACCGGCGGCGGGGTCTTCTTCAACCCCACGCAGGAGCTGAACCGCGACGTGACTGTCGCGGTGCTTCGCGCGTACCGCGACCGCGAGCCGCGCGCGTCGTCGTACCTCGACGCGATGGCGGCCTCGGGGATTCGGGGCGTCCGCGCCGCCGCCGAGGGGTACGACACCACCTGCGCCGACGTGGACCCGGACGCCGTCGAGCTGGCCGCCGAAAACCTCGCCGCCAACGACCTCGACGGGGAGACCGTCCACCGCGACGTCAACGCCCTGCTGTACGAGAACGTCTTCGACGTCGTCGATCTGGACCCGTACGGGACGCCGATCCCCTTCGCTGACGCCGCGCTCGCGAACGCGCGCAACCTCGTCTGCGTCACCGCGACCGACACCGCGCCGCTGTGTGGCGCGCACCTGAACAGCGGGATCCGCAAGTACGGGGCGGTTCCGCGCAACACCGACTATCACCCCGAGATGGGGCTCCGGACGCTGATATCCGCGCTGGTCCGGACCGCCGCGCGCTACGACAAGGCGGCCCGCCCGATCGTCTCGCATGTCTCGCGCCATTACGCGCGAACCTACCTCGAACTGGAGTCGGGCGCCCAAGTGGCCGACGACTGCATCGACGAGCTCGGGTACATCGACAACTGTGAGGACTGCCTCTGGCGCGATCCGACCCACGGGCTGATCGCGGACCCCGTCGACACCTGCCCCGTCTGCGGGAGCGACCGCGTGCTCACCGCCGGGCCACTCTGGCTCGGCCCCGTCGCGGACCCCGATTTCGCCCGCGCGGTCCGCGAGCGCGTCACCGACGACATGGGCGAGGCGAAGCGCGCGCGGAAACTGCTTGGAACCGTCGCGCGCGAACTCGACACCCCCACGCACTACGACCAGCACCGACTGTACAAAGCGTGGGGCGAGCCCGCCATCGGGATGGACGAGTTCGTCGACCGCCTGCGGGGGGCCGGCTACGAGGCCAGTCGCGCGCACTACCGCGGCACGGCGGTCAAGAGCACGGCCTCGATCCCCGAGATGCGAGACGCGATCCTCGGTAACGAGGGCGACGCCGACGGCGACGCAGACTAA
- a CDS encoding DUF7123 family protein, which produces MSTTQSLAQTTEQSTEQSAESPASKADRLAAFLREEAADGETYFKAKFIADDVGLSPKEIGALIVQLQDSVQDLEIEKWSYTGATTWRVSTV; this is translated from the coding sequence ATGAGCACCACCCAATCTCTCGCGCAGACGACCGAGCAGTCCACTGAGCAATCCGCCGAATCGCCCGCCTCGAAGGCCGATCGCCTCGCCGCGTTCCTGCGCGAGGAAGCGGCCGACGGCGAGACGTACTTCAAAGCGAAGTTCATCGCCGACGACGTGGGGCTCTCGCCGAAAGAGATCGGTGCGCTGATCGTGCAGCTACAGGATTCGGTACAGGACCTCGAGATCGAGAAGTGGTCGTACACCGGCGCGACGACGTGGCGCGTCTCGACGGTGTAG
- a CDS encoding cob(I)yrinic acid a,c-diamide adenosyltransferase, with product MTIYTGRGDEGDTDLRDMSRVSKASPRIEGYGTVDEANALIGTVRPTGHDDLDELLETVQNHLHVVQADLANPDPDPDDPAIEAAHVETLEARIDALDEELEPLRSFILPGGGEAGARLHHARTVTRRAERRVVELARSEPINEMTVTYLNRLSDLLFTLGRVANARDGEPEESPTY from the coding sequence ATGACCATCTACACCGGCCGCGGCGACGAGGGCGACACCGATCTCCGGGACATGAGCCGGGTGTCGAAGGCGAGCCCCCGGATCGAGGGGTACGGGACGGTCGACGAGGCGAACGCGCTGATCGGAACGGTGCGCCCGACCGGCCACGACGACCTCGACGAGCTGCTGGAGACGGTCCAGAACCACCTCCACGTCGTGCAGGCCGACCTCGCGAACCCGGATCCTGACCCCGACGACCCCGCGATCGAGGCCGCGCACGTCGAGACGCTCGAAGCACGCATCGACGCGCTCGACGAGGAGCTGGAGCCGCTGCGCTCGTTCATTCTCCCCGGCGGCGGCGAGGCGGGCGCCCGCCTCCATCACGCCCGCACGGTGACCCGCCGAGCGGAGCGTCGAGTCGTCGAACTGGCGCGCTCGGAACCGATCAACGAGATGACCGTCACCTACCTCAACCGACTCTCCGACCTGCTGTTCACGCTCGGTCGCGTCGCGAACGCGCGCGACGGCGAACCCGAGGAGTCGCCGACCTACTGA
- a CDS encoding acyl-CoA thioesterase: MNTYTTDIDVRFRDIDAMGHVNNAVYATYIEQARTEYFRDVLDADLSALATVLASLSIDFRRPVELTDGTVSVEIDIAEMGTSSVTMTHEIRTDGEVVAEAEATLVSLDPDSGKPAPIPDEHRSDIESYHGL, translated from the coding sequence GTGAACACCTACACCACCGATATCGACGTTCGATTTCGCGATATCGACGCGATGGGCCACGTCAACAACGCCGTGTATGCGACGTACATCGAGCAGGCGCGAACCGAGTACTTCCGCGATGTGCTCGACGCCGACCTCTCCGCGCTGGCGACGGTGTTGGCGTCGCTGTCGATCGACTTCCGCCGCCCGGTCGAGCTGACTGACGGGACTGTCTCCGTCGAGATCGATATCGCAGAGATGGGCACCTCCAGCGTGACGATGACCCACGAGATCCGTACCGACGGCGAGGTCGTCGCCGAGGCGGAAGCGACGCTCGTGAGCCTCGATCCGGACTCCGGCAAGCCCGCCCCGATCCCCGACGAGCACCGGTCGGACATCGAGTCGTACCACGGGCTCTGA
- a CDS encoding universal stress protein: MGDTILVPIELPDPDPLSPVLIDDLSSLDVVVLGHYGLPEQTPVRSAREQFGDEAQATLDEVANAFAEAGATVRTRLVFGKDRTTAIQQVAADEECAAELDPAPTDGIDRILVPLPDVAEFTRLPTFIRLLAEDTTQRITLFHVVEGEESRERGQRIVEETREKLIESGFDPESVDTRITEGDEHDDEILRVADEYDAVVMYEAESRLGDRVFGTLPDRIANETGDPVIVVNRDY, from the coding sequence ATGGGAGACACAATTCTCGTTCCGATCGAACTGCCGGATCCGGATCCGCTGTCGCCGGTGTTGATCGACGACCTGTCGTCGCTCGACGTCGTGGTGCTCGGTCACTACGGCCTTCCTGAACAGACGCCGGTCCGATCCGCTCGCGAGCAGTTCGGCGACGAAGCGCAGGCGACGCTCGACGAGGTTGCAAATGCGTTCGCCGAGGCGGGAGCCACCGTCAGAACGCGGTTAGTGTTCGGGAAGGACCGAACGACCGCGATTCAGCAGGTCGCCGCCGACGAGGAGTGCGCCGCGGAACTCGATCCCGCTCCGACCGACGGCATCGACCGAATTCTCGTTCCGCTTCCGGACGTGGCGGAGTTCACCCGGCTTCCGACGTTCATTCGCCTCCTCGCCGAAGACACAACACAGCGGATCACGCTGTTCCACGTCGTCGAAGGAGAGGAGTCTCGCGAACGGGGCCAGCGGATCGTTGAGGAGACCCGCGAGAAACTGATCGAGTCGGGGTTCGACCCCGAATCGGTGGACACCCGCATCACGGAGGGCGACGAGCACGACGACGAGATCCTGCGCGTGGCCGACGAGTACGACGCGGTCGTGATGTACGAGGCGGAGTCGCGGCTCGGCGATCGGGTGTTCGGTACCCTCCCTGACCGAATCGCGAACGAGACCGGAGATCCGGTGATAGTCGTCAATCGTGATTACTGA
- the phoU gene encoding phosphate signaling complex protein PhoU, with product MPREQYQTKLEGLRDDVLYMSELVADRLRMGLDALERQDGELGEKVITGDAEINDLYLELEGQCTDLIALQQPVAGDLRFIAASFKIITDLERIADLATNLGEYAKQADREVFPDVDVQRIGDDTLAMLDDAMAAYAESDSERCFAVAEADDDVDAACEAASELVVRDLIERNELREETDLEGTMRNVSRLLLTIRDLERVGDHAVNIAARSLYMIENDDELLY from the coding sequence ATGCCACGCGAACAGTACCAAACGAAACTGGAGGGGCTCCGGGACGACGTGCTCTACATGAGCGAGCTCGTCGCCGATCGGCTCCGCATGGGACTCGACGCCTTGGAGCGTCAGGACGGCGAACTGGGCGAGAAAGTCATCACCGGCGACGCGGAGATCAACGATCTCTACCTCGAACTGGAGGGGCAGTGTACGGACCTCATCGCCCTCCAGCAGCCGGTCGCGGGCGATCTGCGTTTCATCGCCGCCTCGTTCAAGATCATCACCGATCTCGAACGGATCGCCGACCTCGCGACGAACCTCGGCGAGTACGCCAAGCAGGCCGACCGAGAGGTGTTCCCCGACGTCGACGTGCAGCGCATCGGCGACGACACGCTGGCGATGCTCGACGACGCGATGGCCGCCTACGCCGAGTCGGACTCTGAGCGCTGTTTCGCGGTCGCCGAGGCGGACGACGACGTCGACGCCGCCTGTGAGGCCGCGAGCGAACTCGTCGTGCGCGACTTGATCGAACGCAACGAGCTCCGGGAGGAGACGGACCTCGAGGGAACGATGCGGAACGTCTCGCGACTCCTGCTGACAATCCGCGACCTCGAACGCGTCGGCGACCACGCGGTCAACATCGCGGCGCGCTCGCTGTACATGATCGAGAACGACGACGAGCTGCTGTACTGA